The window GCTCGAAGCGGTTACGATCAATATTGGCCTGATCACGCATTTCGCTAATGGCCTTATCCAGACGAGCACGGATGTTATCTACTCTGACCTGCTCAAAAGCTTCGAGGCGCGGAATGCTGTTCAGTATGGTATGCACTCGTGCGGTAATGTCCTGACTCAAAGCTACTCCTTCATTGTCACGAAAACCATTGAAACGTTCAATGGCCTGCGAAAGGAGCGCTTTAAGATCCTTCCATTGTGTCTCATCGACCTCTGAACGTTCCGTATTCATCACGGCGGGCATGCGCAGGATCAAATCAAAAAGATTGACATCACTCAAATGATATTCCTTCCCCAATGCAGATAACTCTTCAAAATAGGCATTGAAAATTTCCTTGTTCACCGAACTCCTTTTCGCCAGATCGTTATTGTCAAAGGAAATGTTTAAATCCGCCTTTCCCCGCTCCAGTTGTTTACTCAGCTCAGCACGTAGCTCTAATTCTTTATCCCGGAATTGAAGAGGCATGCGCATATTTAACTCCAAAAATTTGCTGTTGAGAGAGCGGATTTCTACCGTGACGTTCTGCCCGCCAATCATCCCCTTCACATTACCGTAGCCGGTCATTGATCGTACCATTGTGAAATTTTAAGGAGCAAAAGTAATGCATTCCCTCCAATCGTGAAAACAGTAGACTCAGCCCCTGGAACTGCAATACCTTAGCAGATTTCTATTGACTTGCTTTCACCCTTGCGCTTTTTGTCGTCAGCCAAACACCGGAAAAGATAAGTGCTGCTGCGATCAGATGTAGAACATTGGGCTGATCCTTCCCCAACAGTATAGCAAATCCTGCAGCAAGCAAGGGTTGCAAATAAATATAGACACTCACTACTCCCGCACTGAGTTCCCGCAAGGCGAGTGTATTAAACAGATATGCTAAGAAAGTAGTTCCAACCACTACGAACACTGTAGCCATCCAGTCACCGGTTTGAAAAGTATGCCATTGTATTTCGGTGAATTCCCCCCAGCCAAATGGCAGCACCATGACTGATCCCATAAGAAACACCGCTTGCATGATGGTAACGGGATGATACTTCTTCATCAAGGGCAATACAATCACCAGAAAAAGTGCATAGGACAAGGAGTTGATAAGAATATATAAATCACCCAGCGGATTGCTCACGCCTGATGTAATATGACCGCCGAAAATAATCAACAAAGAAGCGCCGCTGATCCCGCAGGCAATACCTATCACCCGTCGTGTGGTGATGGGCTCACTCAGCAGGATAAAGGAAAGCACCAGAACAAATATGGGATTTGTCACCATCATGAGTCCGGAGTTGATGGGACTGGTAAGTGACAATCCCTTAAAGAACAACAACTGATTTACCGCTACACCAAAAACGGCGCAGGCAAAGAGTCGGGGCCAATCGCGTCTTTCAATTTTCTCTCTGAATAAAAGCAAATAAGTAAGCAGAAACAAAATCGCAGCCGTACATACACGAATCACGATAAAACCAAATGGCTTAATCAGCGATGGCATGACTTCTTTGGCAATAGAGTAATTCGCCCCGTAAATGATATTGGCGAACAATACAGAAAGGTGTGCAGTTACTTTCTTGTTCATTTAATGGCTTTGCGGGCTTCCTCCACTACTTTCTTGCTATTTCCGACAAAGATCTGATCGTCAACAATAATGACCGGCCGTTTAAGAAAGGTGTACTCGTCCAGTATTAACTTACGGTAATCCTTCTCCGTTAGTTGCATCTCATGAAGTCCCATTTTCCTGTATTTCAGCGCCACTTTGCTGAATAGCGCAAGGTAGGTGCCCGCCAGCTTCTTCATTTCGTCCAATTGAGCCGCTGTGATGGGTTCCGTCTTTATGTCCTGAAGCACCACCGTCTTCCCCGGTTTAATTTCTTTAAGAATCCGCTGGTTCGTACTACAGGTGGCGAGATGATAGATCTTCTTCATATAATCTTTTTAGGATAACAGCTATCTGTTCACTATGTTTATTAATATTTTTAATAATACGGGAGAGGACCTTAGACTGGTTTTCCCTCCCTCCTCTTCCCTCAGGATATTCCTTTTTACACCTTGGTAAATGATCTGTTCGTTTTCAGCCGGAACTGCAGGATGGAAACCGGCTCCACCATTCTTCATGCAAACGACCGTCTCTACTATCCGCTGAAAGCAAACGGAAAATCTACCTCCTATTTTTTTCGCAATTTAAACATCGCTTCCAACGATTTCATATCCTCATTCCAGACAAGTGCTGAAAACTCTGCCAATTGTATATGGCTCTTTCCTTCCTTCGTTTCCGTGATCGTCACTATACGAAAGGGAACACCAATGGTCGAAACATCTACCACATCCACTACATACATCACCTCATTCAAAATTCTGACCTCACGCTTTTTGACCGTAAAAACAGCTTTCGCTGTGGTATCGCGTGATTTTTCACCGATGTATTTCTTTATCTCATCCAGGTTCCAGTCTTCAGAAGGATCTGTGCCATACATGCGTGCGTTGGGTGCCATCAATTGAATCAACCCTGCCGAATCACGGTCGGTAATGGCGGTATAGAAATCATCCACAATCTTTAACTGTTTATCCGGCTTTTCATCACTTCCGGGTCCTATTTCCTTTGTGACAATGACTTCCTTGCTGTCATCATTACAGGAAACCAACACCGGTAAAAAAAGAACTATGAAGAAACAGGTGGCAAGATGTTTCCAGTTCATTGCACTAAATATTTTGTATTTCATTCTTAAAATTATTGATCAGTTAATGGGATAAAGTAGTGAATTGATACCATCATTCTGTAAGCAGTGAGAAGGTTGCCTAACAGATGGTGCACGAAATTAAACTATTTCTTCTTTTTAAGCCGCCTTGACCAAACCGGACATCTTCATACATTTATCGGGGTAAAAATGAATAGGAAAAATAATCCGTTCTGCTTTATAAATTTTCTATTTAAACGCAGCGTTTAAGTTTGTAATCTTTACTGCTCTGAATGTTGTATTATTCATTCTAATTTGCTTTATACCTGCTCTTAGGGGTAAAGTACGTCCCAAAGGACCGAAGCTCTCGCCAAGGTGGGCCCGCTCGATTTTAAAGGATGATCCATTTATTCCGGTTTTAAACCATTTTTAATTCAAAGAGCAACGGACGCGAAGGAGCAGCATCATTTTCGAAGGGCGCTACCTGCAGATTCATGAAATAGAATCCATCGGGTATGGTATCCGGAACAAAGATGAACTCTGAAATGGTGGCATTTAATCGGGGTTGATCGGGATAGTTCCAGAAAGCATGGTGCGCCAATAACAATCCTCCGTCTTCTTCTTTATCGACAGATGGAAGATCAATGAGCAAATGCCGCACACCGTTTTCACGCAACCAGGTAGCCGCAGCTGCTTCAAGGTAAGGTGGATTGGTATTGGAATAATTGGTGGATAATTTTCCGGGGAGATTGGGCAATGTTCTGATGACAATGGCATCGGAAAGTTCCTTTAACCCCGACTGCAATGACTTTAATGTGATGAGCTGATCACCATCCACTGTTTCAGGAGTGATACTGATCAGATGAGCAAAGCAGAAATATTCGTTGAGTTCTTTATTGATGGATATTAATTCGGGGGAAATATGTCCGGGAGATTCGGTATGTGTACCGTGTGCATGCGGATTGAACATGATATTTTTGAAATTCACGGCAGCACCGCTTTTCACTTCACCTACCCAATCTCCCATTCGTACCGGTTCTATTTTCATCGGACCCAGGTACCAGGCGAGGACATGACCTTCTCCCGCTTCAAAGGGAATTGAAATATCCAGTCCCTTAGTTAAGTCGGCAGTATAGTCGGTGCCCTTGTAATTCAATTGTACAATCATGACTTGCTAAATTATAAATAATTCCGATGTAATTTTATCTGCAAACAGGAGTCCGCTCCCGGTCAAACGAATATGTTTGTCGATGGGGGCAATCCAGCCTTTGTCCACAAATTTACCGGCGCCTTCTATCAATTGACCGGCAATGGCATTCCCATACTGTTTGCGTACCTCCGCTAACGTTAGCCCTTCCCGCATCCGTAGAGAAGTCAAAATCAATTCATGGAACTTCACCGTATAACTCAACACCTCCGCTTCTGAAGCTCTCTTCCCTTCCTTCATTTCCTTCACATAAAGTGCGTTACTGCTTACATTCCAGCTGCGTTGTTTCCCATCGTAGGAATGCGCTGATGGACCAATCCCGAGATAGGGAAGTCCCTTCCAATACGATGTATTATGCTTCGACTCAAAGCCGGATTTGCTTAAATTAGATATTTCATACCAGGGAAATCCTTTCTCTTCCGCTTCCTTCAACAGCCACTCGTATTGAGCGGCTGCCTTATCATCATCCGGAGCCGGAACTTTTCCCTGTGTAATTTGCCATGCGAGCGCCGTTTTCGCTTCAATGGTTAATCCATAACAGGAGAGATGAGTTATGGGAAGGGAAAGCGCGGTATTCACATTCTCCTGCCAATGTTCCATCTCCAGATACGGTAAGCCAAAAATTAAATCTATACTGATATTGTCAAATCCGGCATCGGCTGCATCGGGCACACATCGCAACGCCATACCGGCATCATGCGCCCTGTTCATACGTTGCAAATCCTCATCGCGAAAAGACTGAATTCCGATACTCAACCTGTTCACAGGTGTTTGTTTCAACTGCTTTAGAAATGCCGGTGTAAGATCATCAGGATTCGCTTCAATGGTAACTTCAGCAGAAGGATTCACTTTATATAAGTTATAAATCACATCAAAAAAAGACATCAGCTCCTCATAGCTAAGTAGAGAAGGTGTTCCACCACCAAAGTAAATGGTACCCACATCCTCCTCTGATAATTCCGCAGCCCGCATCCTTACTTCCTCCACCATCGTCGTAAACATATCCTCTCTTCCCCTTTGCGAGGTCGTAAAATGAAAATCACAATAATGACAGGCCTGCTTACAAAAAGGGATATGCAAATAAATTCCGGCCATGACGCTGCAAAGTACGGGAAAAAGAAACTAAATCTTTCCGGTTCCCGGTAAACTTTCTTCCTCAAAGATCTTGAAGAAGGATGGGTAGGATATAGGCTTTATGCTTATCTTGACAGAATATAGAGTTAGTACTTTAATAAAAATCCTCCGTGATTCTACGTGCTCTTAGTGCCTTAGTGGTTAAAAAGGAAAATTCCTTCGAGGACGAAAATCTTCATTCATCTAAAATCAATTAATATTTTCGGTAATATAAATATTTTCAAATAAAAAGCAACATCATTGGTTTCACGCAGAGGTCGCTGAGCCGCAGAGTTTTTAAGAGGCGCAGTAAAAAGCAAGCAGCCAGAAGCGAGAAGCAAGCAGCAAAAAATACTATTGGCACTTAAAATCTTTACTCACCTAAAATTTGAATAACTTAGACGAAACACTTTCTACATCAGTAATTAAATTGACAAGATAACCCCCCTTCGCCACCGCATTCATCGGTATCTCTCCCGTCACATACCCTCCACTTATCACCTCAATTTTCTTCTCGTACACCAGCCTCCCTTCCATATCAAACAACCTTAAACTCCCTGTTCTTCCTTTGAGTTTGGAGGCGTTGACGTGAATCATATTCGACTCGCTGTTGAACCATGCCTGAAAAAACACCTCCTGCTCCGGTACATTTTCATCCAACCCAACACTCAGCGTATCACAAGGGGAACCCACCCATGCGCCGAGCTCGTAATCGGGGTTATTAGGCAAACCGTAATAAGTCCTTGCCCCACCCAGGTAAAAACTATATGGCTGAAAATCGCAAGCAGACCCTAAAGAGTCAGGATAATTAATGACGCTGAGATGGGTGTTGATGGTAGTGGAATAAAGAATCAGGGTGGATAGGGCCATCCGCTACCTAAGCCAATATAAGCGGAACTGATATAAATTTTACCATCAGGTGCTAATTCCATACCGGCGGGACCTGCATCAATGGTAGAGAATCTACTAAAACCCGGGATGCGGGTATATTCGCTGCAGTTAGATCAAATTGGTAGAGTTTGCTCCAAATATTATATTGTTGTTGGTTAGATATTGCATATAGTCGATTTACAACCGGGACAATCTCTCCATGATAATATTTAAATGGACCCCCTGGTGGAGCATGAGGTTCAACAAGCATTTGACTTGAAAGAGTTCCAAGACATCTGTTAAAATTGAATATTCCTAAATAACTTCCCCAGCCACTTAGAACTAACTTATCTCCGTTGGTATTAAAACTCATATCACCGGCCGCATCAAAATGCGATGCTCCTATATACTGAACTGCTCAGGGTATTATTCCTGGATGAATCCAGTTTATATCCCCAAAACTAATAATTTGGAATATATGAGGAGATGTCCACCGGCGTGTTACCAACCAAGCAACG of the Bacteroidota bacterium genome contains:
- a CDS encoding YicC family protein, encoding MVRSMTGYGNVKGMIGGQNVTVEIRSLNSKFLELNMRMPLQFRDKELELRAELSKQLERGKADLNISFDNNDLAKRSSVNKEIFNAYFEELSALGKEYHLSDVNLFDLILRMPAVMNTERSEVDETQWKDLKALLSQAIERFNGFRDNEGVALSQDITARVHTILNSIPRLEAFEQVRVDNIRARLDKAISEMRDQANIDRNRFEQELIFYIEKLDISEEKVRLKSHCDYFVQTLDGPEANGKKLGFITQEIGREINTIGAKANDAAMQRIVVEMKDELEKLKEQLANVL
- a CDS encoding DMT family transporter, whose protein sequence is MNKKVTAHLSVLFANIIYGANYSIAKEVMPSLIKPFGFIVIRVCTAAILFLLTYLLLFREKIERRDWPRLFACAVFGVAVNQLLFFKGLSLTSPINSGLMMVTNPIFVLVLSFILLSEPITTRRVIGIACGISGASLLIIFGGHITSGVSNPLGDLYILINSLSYALFLVIVLPLMKKYHPVTIMQAVFLMGSVMVLPFGWGEFTEIQWHTFQTGDWMATVFVVVGTTFLAYLFNTLALRELSAGVVSVYIYLQPLLAAGFAILLGKDQPNVLHLIAAALIFSGVWLTTKSARVKASQ
- a CDS encoding nuclear transport factor 2 family protein, with protein sequence MKYKIFSAMNWKHLATCFFIVLFLPVLVSCNDDSKEVIVTKEIGPGSDEKPDKQLKIVDDFYTAITDRDSAGLIQLMAPNARMYGTDPSEDWNLDEIKKYIGEKSRDTTAKAVFTVKKREVRILNEVMYVVDVVDVSTIGVPFRIVTITETKEGKSHIQLAEFSALVWNEDMKSLEAMFKLRKK
- a CDS encoding cyclase family protein; protein product: MIVQLNYKGTDYTADLTKGLDISIPFEAGEGHVLAWYLGPMKIEPVRMGDWVGEVKSGAAVNFKNIMFNPHAHGTHTESPGHISPELISINKELNEYFCFAHLISITPETVDGDQLITLKSLQSGLKELSDAIVIRTLPNLPGKLSTNYSNTNPPYLEAAAATWLRENGVRHLLIDLPSVDKEEDGGLLLAHHAFWNYPDQPRLNATISEFIFVPDTIPDGFYFMNLQVAPFENDAAPSRPLLFELKMV
- the hemW gene encoding radical SAM family heme chaperone HemW; amino-acid sequence: MAGIYLHIPFCKQACHYCDFHFTTSQRGREDMFTTMVEEVRMRAAELSEEDVGTIYFGGGTPSLLSYEELMSFFDVIYNLYKVNPSAEVTIEANPDDLTPAFLKQLKQTPVNRLSIGIQSFRDEDLQRMNRAHDAGMALRCVPDAADAGFDNISIDLIFGLPYLEMEHWQENVNTALSLPITHLSCYGLTIEAKTALAWQITQGKVPAPDDDKAAAQYEWLLKEAEEKGFPWYEISNLSKSGFESKHNTSYWKGLPYLGIGPSAHSYDGKQRSWNVSSNALYVKEMKEGKRASEAEVLSYTVKFHELILTSLRMREGLTLAEVRKQYGNAIAGQLIEGAGKFVDKGWIAPIDKHIRLTGSGLLFADKITSELFII